TCGATGGCGGGCTCGCGAGCCACGAAGAGCAGGAAGTTGACGCCGAAGGGCCGCTTGGTCGTTTCCCGAATGGCGCTGACGTCCTTCGGAATCTGCTCGGCCGGGGTGCGCGCAATACCCAGCGTCCCCAGACCGCCGGCGTTGCTGACAGCCGCCACGAGGGGTACGGAGGTGCTGCCAGCCATGCCGCCCAGTACGATCGGGTGCCGAATCCGCAGCAGGTCACAGACAGGTGTGTGGATCACAGGTACCCTCCACGAAGTGTCATGCCTGGTTCAATTCAACCCTTTGTCACGGCGGGGGGCCCCAACCCGCCGGGGAATTCCACGCCGACCGTTCGCATCTGCGCCGAACGCTGCGCGTAACCTGCGGGCCGCGTGGCGCCGCGCCGCCTTGGAGAGGACGCGACGTGCGGCCCGGCAGGTTGACGCGCTTGTTCGGCGGGCACTCCGGGTTTAAGCACCTTGACGCTCTGGCGTCATGACGCTATCATTGACGCTATGAGTACGGCAAGGAGGGCCACCGTCTACTTGGATGCAGACTTGCATCGCGCGCTCCGTGTCAAGGCGGCGGAAACTGACAAAAGCATTTCGGACCTCGTCAACGCTGCCGTCCGGCTGAACCTTGCAGAAGACGCCGAAGATCTTGCCGCGTATCGGAGCCGGGCCAAGGAACCCAGCCTCGAGCTAGAGAAGGTACTGAGCGACCTGCGGCGTCGTGGCAAGCTGTAGGCTGCTGATCAAGCCATCGGCGGCCAAGGAGCTGGAAGGGCTCCCCACGAAAGAGCGGAAACGCGTAGTAACGAGGATGCGGGCGCTCTCCACTCAGCCGCGGCCTCCTGGCTGCGAGAAGCTCACAGGTCACGATCTGTTTCGGGTCCGACAAGGAAGGTACCGCATCCTGTACGAGGTACAGGACCAGGACCTCGTTGTTACCGTCTTCAAGATCGGCCATCGCCGCGACGTCTACCGATGATCTTGTCCGCCGAACTCGATCTATCTTGAACTCGGTTATCTGATCGCATAGTTCCGTATATCACCCGGCCCGGCCCGCTCGCGATTCCTGAAATGCCCGCCTTTTGCGGCGTTGCGGAATGCCGACCAGCCGGGCGAGCCGGGATATACCGCGAGAGCCTGCAAGATATCATCCGGCCTGGATCAGAACGACGGGGCACGTTGGTCACCAACGTCAGTCTCTTCACCTCCTTCGTCCGTTGTCGCATCCGGGTGGATGGGGTAGGTTAGGCGAAGGCGCATCTCGTGCACCGCGTGATCCTGGTTCTCGTCGCCGTCGTCCTCCTCGCCACGCCGCTGATGGCCGAGGCCCCGCCCCTGGTGGGCGTGCTCCTGTTCGGCTCGCCTGCCACCGACAATGCTGCAGCTTTTCGCAGAGGCCTGGCCGACCTCGGCTACGTCGAAGGCCGGAACGTCGTCCTCGAGTATCGCTTCGCGGAAGGCAAGGCCGAGCGGCTGCCCGAGCTCGCCCGCGAGCTGGTCCGCTCGAAGCCCAGCGTCATCCTCGCCCTCGGCGGTGACGTGGCGCCGGCGGTCAAGTCGGCGACGGCCACGATCCCGATCGTCGCGGTGGTGAGCCTCGATCCCGTTCAGGCGGGGCTGGTCGCGGACCTGGCGCGGCCGGGCGGCAACATCACCGGCGTGACGTTCGTCTCGTCCGAGCTGGCGGCCAAGCGGCTCCAGCTCCTCAAAGAGGTCGCGCCGGCGATCTCGCGGATCGCCGTCCTCTGGAATCCCGCGCACCCCGACTTCGAG
This sequence is a window from Candidatus Methylomirabilota bacterium. Protein-coding genes within it:
- a CDS encoding type II toxin-antitoxin system RelE/ParE family toxin; the encoded protein is MASCRLLIKPSAAKELEGLPTKERKRVVTRMRALSTQPRPPGCEKLTGHDLFRVRQGRYRILYEVQDQDLVVTVFKIGHRRDVYR
- a CDS encoding ABC transporter substrate-binding protein, with translation MHRVILVLVAVVLLATPLMAEAPPLVGVLLFGSPATDNAAAFRRGLADLGYVEGRNVVLEYRFAEGKAERLPELARELVRSKPSVILALGGDVAPAVKSATATIPIVAVVSLDPVQAGLVADLARPGGNITGVTFVSSELAAKRLQLLKEVAPAISRIAVLWNPAHPDFEYRETLVAAQRLGVQVQSLEVGHPGGFDAAFEAATTARAEAVIVASSRQMTLNRQQIIALAAKRRILVVSGWGPWAQAGALLSYGPDIDAIVRRSAIHVDKILKGARPGELPIEQPTKFELVINQKTARAFGLTIPQSLVSRADRVIE
- a CDS encoding CopG family transcriptional regulator, with the translated sequence MSTARRATVYLDADLHRALRVKAAETDKSISDLVNAAVRLNLAEDAEDLAAYRSRAKEPSLELEKVLSDLRRRGKL